One Streptomyces fagopyri DNA window includes the following coding sequences:
- a CDS encoding FtsW/RodA/SpoVE family cell cycle protein: MADPPPPLPSARLARRRGIEFTLIVVAVLLSVYGYCAVGLARHGTVPPGAAGYGAGLGVLALLAHVAVRLRAPYADPLLLPIAVLLNGLGLVLIYRLDLETPGDPAAPIQLIWSTLGVALFIVVVLFLRDHRVLQRYTYVSVVTALALLLLPILFPAVNGARIWIRIAGFSIQPGEFAKVLLAVFFAGYLAANRNALTHAGRPLLGFIRLQLPTGRVLGPIVTVWLLSVLVLVLERDLGTSLLFFGLFVILLYIATGRTGWIAVGLLLACAGAMAVGRLEPHVHGRVQDWLHPFASIDAGLGPNQLAQSLFAFAAGGMLGTGLGLGHSILIGFAAKSDFILATAGEELGLSGLSAIFLLYALLVERGYRAGLALRDPFGRLLAIGLASIVALQVFVIAGGVTGLIPLTGMAMPFLAQGGSSVVTNWIIVALLIRISDSARSQYDGTAAP; encoded by the coding sequence GTGGCGGATCCGCCCCCGCCCCTCCCCTCCGCACGCCTCGCCCGGCGCCGCGGGATCGAGTTCACGCTCATCGTCGTCGCCGTGCTGCTCTCCGTGTACGGCTACTGCGCGGTCGGACTCGCCCGGCACGGCACCGTCCCGCCCGGCGCCGCCGGTTACGGCGCGGGACTCGGCGTGCTGGCGCTGCTCGCGCATGTCGCGGTACGGCTGCGGGCGCCGTACGCCGATCCGCTGCTGCTGCCGATCGCCGTCCTGCTGAACGGGCTCGGTCTGGTGCTGATCTACCGCCTCGACCTGGAGACCCCCGGCGACCCGGCCGCCCCGATCCAGCTCATCTGGTCGACCCTCGGTGTCGCGCTCTTCATCGTGGTCGTGCTCTTCCTGCGCGACCACCGCGTCCTGCAGCGTTACACCTACGTCTCGGTCGTCACCGCGCTCGCGCTGCTCCTGCTGCCGATCCTCTTCCCCGCCGTGAACGGCGCCCGGATCTGGATCCGGATCGCCGGATTCTCCATCCAGCCGGGCGAGTTCGCGAAGGTGCTCCTCGCGGTCTTCTTCGCCGGTTACCTCGCGGCCAACCGCAACGCGCTCACGCACGCGGGCCGCCCCCTCCTGGGCTTCATCCGGCTGCAGCTGCCCACCGGCCGCGTCCTCGGCCCGATCGTCACGGTCTGGCTGCTGAGCGTGCTGGTACTCGTCCTGGAGCGGGACCTGGGCACATCGCTGCTGTTCTTCGGCCTGTTCGTGATCCTGCTGTACATCGCCACCGGCCGCACCGGCTGGATCGCGGTCGGCCTGCTGCTCGCCTGTGCGGGCGCCATGGCCGTGGGCCGGCTGGAGCCGCACGTCCACGGGCGGGTACAGGACTGGCTGCACCCCTTCGCCTCGATCGACGCGGGGCTCGGGCCCAACCAACTCGCCCAGTCCCTCTTCGCGTTCGCCGCCGGCGGCATGCTCGGTACCGGTCTCGGACTCGGCCACTCCATCCTGATCGGCTTCGCCGCCAAGTCGGACTTCATCCTCGCCACCGCAGGCGAGGAGCTGGGCCTGTCCGGGCTCTCGGCGATCTTCCTCCTCTACGCGCTCCTCGTGGAGCGCGGCTACCGGGCCGGACTCGCCCTGCGCGACCCCTTCGGGCGGCTCCTCGCGATCGGCCTCGCCTCGATCGTGGCGCTCCAGGTCTTCGTGATCGCCGGCGGTGTGACCGGTCTGATCCCGCTGACCGGCATGGCGATGCCGTTCCTCGCCCAGGGCGGCTCCTCGGTCGTCACCAACTGGATCATCGTCGCGCTGCTGATC